The genomic region GGGGCTCACCGCGTTCACCCGCACGCCACGCCCGCCCAGCTCGACCGCGAGGGTGCGGGCGAGTGAGCGGGTGCCTGCCTTGGCCGCCGAGTACATGCCGAGGCCCGGCAGGCCCGCGGTGGCGCCGATGGAGGACATCAGCACCACCGAGGCGTTGTCGTTGAGCGCCGGGGCCAGGGTCTGGACGGTGAGGTAGGGCGCGCGCAGGTTCTGGGCCAGCACGTTGTCCACGGTGTCCGGGCTGACCTCGCCGAACGGGGTGAAGGTGCCGCTTCCCGCGTTGGTGAAGAGCACGTCCAGGCCTCGTCCCGCGGAACGCACCGCCTCCAGCAACTCGGTGAGGTGGCCGGGGTCGCTCGCGTCGCCGCACACCCCGGTGGCCGCGGGGCCCAGCTCGGTGACGGTCTCGGCCAGCACATCGGGGCGGCGGCCGGTGATCAGGACGTGGGCGCCCTCGGCGATGAAGCGGCGGGCGGTGGCGAGGCCGATGCCCGCGGTGCCGCCGGTGATCACGGCGGTGCGGTCTGCCAGTCTGCCCATCTCAGGCCGCCAGCCGCGGGTAGTCGAGGTAGCCGCGGTCGGT from Lentzea guizhouensis harbors:
- a CDS encoding SDR family NAD(P)-dependent oxidoreductase, giving the protein MGRLADRTAVITGGTAGIGLATARRFIAEGAHVLITGRRPDVLAETVTELGPAATGVCGDASDPGHLTELLEAVRSAGRGLDVLFTNAGSGTFTPFGEVSPDTVDNVLAQNLRAPYLTVQTLAPALNDNASVVLMSSIGATAGLPGLGMYSAAKAGTRSLARTLAVELGGRGVRVNAVSPGYIDTSTDPGAREYQRAGAAGIPLARVGQPEEVAAAVLFLASDDASYVTGSDLFVDGGRNQV